Below is a window of Plasmodium gaboni strain SY75 chromosome 11, whole genome shotgun sequence DNA.
atatgtataaatatatttttttatttgtacacttcaaaaacaaaaaaaaattataaaaaataaaatataaaaatattattaaaataaaggaaaaaattaatacattattaaagaaaagaaggaagaatttttttttttcattttttataagaagattattattctatatataaaaaagtatataaataaataaattttaagaaataattttaaaaaataaaataatcaaaaaaataagcTTTTCGGAAAAGATAGTTTTTGTAAAAgttatattaaaaataaaaatcgtaagaaaaaataaataaataaaataaaatatataacatatataatatatatatttatatgtattatgatacaattttataataatatatgataaaatttatcatatcagttttaaaaatatataaataataaatgtaatatatattatatatataataattttattaaaatatggaaatataatatatatatatatatatatatataatatttttatatatgcctccctatatttttatgtataattaGAAATTGAGAgaatttacatatataaatatatatatatatatctttctatatatatatatgtaatatatatagatttttttttttttttttttttttttttttcgcCCCCCTTATTAgtaaaattaaaaaatgtttaaCGATCAAAAAGTTTTAGTCGATATTTATATACCCAGGAAATGTTCAGCTACATCACGACTTATTCCAGCCAAGGAACATGGAGCTGTACAAATAAACGTTGGAATGgtaattaataaaaaaaaaaaaaaaagagaaaaatataataatggATATGTTATAagtatttataatatgtactggatatataaatgtatattattcgatgtataaatttatatttttatataatataaatgttaccatatatatatataatatcattattatacttataatatatatatttttttatttattaaagGTTGATGCTAATGGAGTTTACAATGGCAAAACTGAAACCTTTGCTATCTCTGGTCATGTCAGACAAAATGGAGAATCAGATGCTTGCTTAAATAGACTTATGTatgaaaagaaattattatccTTTCAAAACTAATTGAAAATTATTTACCTTCTTTCAATGGACATATGATACAACAATTTTTGATTGTTATGTgttatatgtttttatataaaaaatatatatatatatattttatatatatatattatatatatatatatgtacccatttttttttttttttttttttttttttttttcaaatatataaacttacatatataaaatatttatgcTTGTATGTCTTTCTTATGacaatttttatataaacatttagtttaatttttaatatattaatttatattttgtattaaaaagttaaatacttttttcttaatttattagtccaaagtttttttttcctttgGTATTATAGTTATAATGTTTAATAcacaaaaattaaaacataaaaaaaatattagtAAGGTAGGgcattattaatatatatatatatatatatatacaatatatttatatatattccttaaaaaaaaaaaattataagaaaaaaatagctatttattcatattttacCTGAAcaatacatattatttttattatttatttatttttttttttggaattttatta
It encodes the following:
- a CDS encoding 40S ribosomal protein S21, whose product is MFNDQKVLVDIYIPRKCSATSRLIPAKEHGAVQINVGMVDANGVYNGKTETFAISGHVRQNGESDACLNRLMYEKKLLSFQN